A single window of Nocardioides baekrokdamisoli DNA harbors:
- a CDS encoding glycerol-3-phosphate dehydrogenase/oxidase, translating into MTTLGAMDAAQRESAIAALAGTAGEPELDVLVVGGGIVGAGVALDAVTRGLNTGLVEQRDLASGTSSRSSKLVHGGLRYLEMLDFGLVREALQERGLLVTKLAPHLVRPVPFLYPLTHPVWERGYVGSGLLLYDAMAAVGKHSGLGQMGLPRHRHLGKRAVQRIAPDFRSDAITGAIQYYDAQVDDARLVTTIARTAARHGAQIATRTQVIGFVREGERVVGVRAKDLESGVEFVIRARVVVNAAGVWTDDIQELVGGRGSLHVQASKGIHLVVPRDRIRSESGFIVRTEKSVLFVIPWGRHWIIGTTDTPWTYDKAHPAATRADIDYLLGHVNAILREPLDHEDVEGVYAGLRPLLTGQSDSTAKLSREHTVVTPVPGLVMIAGGKLTTYRVMAKDAVDAAVHSLKTTTDQAIQESITDKVRLLGAENFETRSNQRVLLARRSGLHVARIDHLLGRYGGLIDEVLDLIHHRRALALPLEGAEDYLAAEVVYAVTHEGAVHLDDVLVRRTRISMETFDRGVAAAPAAARLMAQELGWDAERVRAEVEHYLERVTAERASQQMVTDAAADEVRLQARDHLREEARPKGR; encoded by the coding sequence ATGACCACCCTCGGTGCCATGGACGCTGCTCAACGCGAGAGCGCGATCGCAGCGCTCGCCGGTACGGCTGGCGAGCCGGAACTCGATGTCCTGGTGGTGGGCGGCGGGATCGTCGGCGCGGGCGTCGCCCTCGACGCGGTCACCCGTGGGCTCAACACCGGTCTCGTCGAGCAGCGTGACCTCGCGAGCGGCACCAGCAGCCGCAGCAGCAAGCTCGTCCACGGCGGCCTCCGCTACCTCGAAATGCTCGATTTCGGGCTCGTACGCGAGGCGCTGCAGGAGCGTGGCCTTCTGGTCACCAAGCTCGCGCCGCATCTCGTACGACCCGTCCCGTTCCTCTACCCGCTGACCCATCCGGTCTGGGAGCGCGGCTACGTCGGTTCCGGTCTGCTGCTCTATGACGCAATGGCCGCCGTCGGTAAGCACAGCGGTCTGGGTCAGATGGGCCTTCCTCGGCACCGCCACCTGGGCAAGCGCGCGGTCCAGCGGATCGCCCCGGACTTCCGTTCCGACGCGATCACCGGAGCCATCCAGTACTACGACGCCCAGGTCGACGATGCCCGTCTGGTGACCACCATCGCGCGTACGGCAGCCCGTCACGGCGCCCAGATCGCGACGCGTACCCAGGTGATCGGCTTCGTACGCGAGGGCGAGCGGGTCGTCGGCGTACGCGCCAAGGATCTGGAGTCCGGGGTCGAGTTCGTCATCCGGGCTCGGGTCGTTGTCAATGCCGCAGGGGTCTGGACAGACGACATCCAGGAACTGGTCGGGGGACGCGGGTCGCTGCACGTGCAGGCGAGCAAGGGGATCCACCTGGTGGTGCCCCGCGACCGGATCCGCAGCGAGTCCGGCTTCATCGTGCGGACCGAGAAGAGCGTCCTCTTCGTGATCCCGTGGGGCCGCCACTGGATCATCGGCACGACTGACACCCCGTGGACCTATGACAAGGCTCACCCGGCCGCCACCCGTGCCGATATCGACTACCTCCTCGGCCACGTCAACGCGATCCTGCGCGAGCCGCTCGATCACGAGGACGTCGAGGGTGTGTACGCGGGCCTGCGGCCGTTGCTCACGGGCCAGTCGGACTCGACGGCGAAGCTCTCCCGCGAGCACACCGTGGTCACCCCGGTCCCGGGCCTGGTGATGATCGCGGGCGGCAAGCTGACGACCTATCGGGTGATGGCCAAGGACGCCGTGGACGCGGCGGTGCACTCGTTGAAGACGACGACCGATCAGGCGATCCAGGAGTCGATCACCGACAAGGTCCGCCTCCTCGGTGCGGAGAACTTCGAGACCCGCAGCAACCAGCGCGTCCTGCTGGCTCGACGGTCGGGGCTCCATGTCGCCCGAATCGATCATCTCCTGGGTCGCTACGGCGGTCTCATCGATGAGGTCCTCGACCTGATCCACCATCGGCGCGCGCTCGCGCTTCCCCTCGAGGGTGCCGAGGACTATCTCGCCGCCGAGGTCGTCTACGCGGTCACGCACGAGGGGGCCGTGCACCTCGATGACGTCCTGGTGCGGCGTACGCGGATCTCCATGGAGACCTTCGACCGCGGAGTGGCTGCGGCGCCGGCCGCGGCCCGGCTGATGGCCCAGGAGTTGGGCTGGGACGCCGAGCGCGTACGCGCCGAGGTCGAGCACTATCTCGAGCGCGTCACGGCCGAGCGTGCCAGCCAGCAGATGGTGACCGATGCTGCAGCCGACGAGGTACGTCTGCAGGCTCGCGATCACCTCCGGGAAGAGGCCCGTCCGAAGGGTCGCTGA
- a CDS encoding RNA-binding S4 domain-containing protein: MSRVDAWCWSVRLFKSRSLATAAAKGGHIRVNGVRAKPAQVLKIGDEVRVVTDREHILIVRELLNKRVGAPQAALAYEDRTPALPPKPERILPVFQRERGAGRPTKRDRRLLERLKNLDDS, translated from the coding sequence ATGTCTCGCGTCGACGCCTGGTGCTGGTCGGTCCGGCTCTTCAAGAGTCGGTCACTGGCGACCGCGGCTGCCAAGGGCGGCCACATCCGGGTCAACGGCGTACGCGCCAAGCCGGCGCAGGTGCTCAAGATCGGCGATGAGGTACGCGTCGTCACCGACCGCGAGCACATCCTGATCGTCCGGGAACTGCTCAACAAGCGCGTCGGCGCACCGCAGGCGGCATTGGCGTACGAGGACCGCACACCAGCACTTCCACCGAAGCCGGAACGGATCCTGCCGGTCTTCCAGCGTGAGCGGGGGGCGGGGAGGCCGACCAAGCGCGACCGGCGTCTGCTGGAGCGACTGAAGAACCTCGACGACTCGTGA
- a CDS encoding GuaB3 family IMP dehydrogenase-related protein, with protein sequence MTEIEIGRAKRARRAYSLDEVAIVPSRRTRDPQEVSTDWQIDAYRFSIPVLAAPMDSVMSPATAIALGQMGGLGVLNLEGLWTRYEDPTALLAEISQLDGESATARFQEIYSEPIKAELITRRLQEIREAGVTVAGALSPQRTKEFAKTVVDAGVDMFVIRGTTVSAEHVSGQCEPLNLKDFIYELDVPVIVGGCATYQAALHLMRTGAAGVLVGFGGGAAHTTRTVLGVSVPMASSIADVAAARRDYLDESGGRYVHVIADGSIGKSGDLAKAIACGADAVMVGSPFARATDAPGHGAHWGAEAHHATLPRGQRVVFDQVGSLEEILYGPSHVADGTMNLIGALKRSMATTGYTDLKEFQRIEIVLEG encoded by the coding sequence GTGACTGAGATCGAGATCGGCCGAGCCAAGCGCGCCCGCCGGGCGTACTCCCTTGACGAGGTGGCGATCGTCCCGAGCCGCCGCACGCGTGACCCGCAGGAGGTCAGCACCGACTGGCAGATCGACGCGTACCGGTTCTCCATCCCGGTCCTCGCTGCTCCGATGGACTCGGTGATGTCGCCGGCGACCGCCATCGCGCTCGGCCAGATGGGCGGCCTCGGCGTCCTCAACCTCGAGGGACTCTGGACCCGGTACGAGGACCCGACCGCTCTGCTCGCCGAGATCTCGCAGCTCGACGGCGAGTCGGCGACCGCGCGCTTCCAGGAGATCTACTCCGAGCCGATCAAGGCCGAGCTGATCACCCGCCGCCTGCAGGAGATCCGGGAGGCGGGCGTGACCGTCGCCGGTGCCCTGAGCCCGCAGCGTACGAAGGAATTCGCCAAGACTGTCGTGGACGCCGGCGTCGACATGTTCGTCATTCGGGGCACCACAGTGAGCGCCGAGCACGTGAGCGGTCAGTGCGAGCCGCTGAACCTCAAGGACTTCATCTACGAGCTCGACGTCCCCGTCATCGTCGGCGGGTGCGCGACCTATCAGGCTGCCCTGCACCTGATGCGTACCGGCGCAGCGGGCGTCCTGGTCGGCTTCGGTGGCGGAGCTGCGCACACCACACGTACGGTCCTCGGCGTCTCGGTGCCCATGGCCAGCTCGATCGCCGACGTTGCGGCGGCCCGTCGCGACTACCTCGACGAGTCCGGCGGTCGGTACGTGCACGTCATCGCCGACGGGTCGATCGGCAAGTCCGGTGACCTCGCCAAGGCCATCGCCTGTGGCGCCGACGCCGTCATGGTCGGCAGCCCCTTCGCCCGCGCAACCGACGCCCCCGGGCACGGCGCCCACTGGGGTGCGGAGGCGCACCACGCAACGCTCCCGCGGGGCCAACGGGTCGTGTTCGACCAGGTCGGCTCGCTGGAGGAGATCCTGTACGGCCCATCGCACGTGGCCGACGGCACCATGAACCTGATCGGTGCGCTGAAGCGTTCAATGGCCACCACGGGTTACACCGATCTCAAGGAGTTCCAGAGGATCGAGATAGTTCTCGAGGGCTGA
- a CDS encoding Fpg/Nei family DNA glycosylase has protein sequence MPEGHHLHFLADQLTQAFGGGPVRVSSPTGRFEAEAAQLDGQSVERADAWGKQLFVEFADERYIHIHLGLIGKLDIVDNLGQPPVGQVRLRLANERRLADLRGATACDLWTRAQVEACVAKLGPDPLRPDADVDRAWTRIHRSTKPIGALLMDQAVVAGIGNVYRAELLFRHRIDPMRPGATLRRSQWDAMWADLVVLMQDGFAKNRIDTVRPEHMPEAMGRDPRVDDHGGEVYVYRRAQMPCHVCGSAVRIADLEGRNLFWCPTCQPKFRSRARTDALRT, from the coding sequence GTGCCCGAGGGGCATCACCTGCACTTTCTTGCCGATCAGCTCACCCAGGCATTCGGCGGGGGACCGGTTCGGGTCAGCAGCCCCACCGGCCGGTTCGAGGCCGAGGCGGCTCAGCTGGACGGCCAGTCCGTCGAACGCGCCGACGCGTGGGGCAAGCAACTCTTCGTCGAGTTCGCCGATGAGCGGTACATCCACATTCATCTGGGTCTGATCGGCAAGCTCGACATTGTCGACAACCTCGGCCAACCACCCGTCGGACAGGTCCGGCTCCGCCTCGCCAACGAGCGCCGACTCGCTGACCTTCGCGGCGCCACGGCCTGTGATCTGTGGACCCGCGCCCAGGTCGAGGCCTGTGTCGCCAAGCTCGGACCCGACCCACTTCGACCGGACGCTGACGTCGACCGGGCGTGGACCCGGATCCACCGGAGCACCAAACCGATCGGCGCGCTGCTGATGGATCAGGCAGTGGTGGCCGGCATCGGCAACGTCTATCGCGCTGAACTACTGTTCCGTCACCGCATCGATCCGATGCGCCCCGGCGCCACGTTGCGCAGGTCCCAGTGGGACGCGATGTGGGCTGACCTCGTCGTCCTCATGCAGGACGGCTTCGCGAAGAACCGGATCGACACCGTCCGTCCGGAGCACATGCCCGAGGCGATGGGACGGGATCCGCGCGTCGATGATCACGGCGGCGAGGTGTACGTCTATCGGCGTGCCCAGATGCCGTGCCATGTCTGCGGCAGCGCCGTACGCATCGCCGATCTGGAGGGGCGCAACCTGTTCTGGTGCCCCACCTGTCAACCGAAGTTCCGGTCACGCGCACGCACGGATGCGCTGCGCACCTAG
- a CDS encoding ribose-5-phosphate isomerase, with product MRVHLGCDHAGLNLKSHLIARLTELEYEVVDHGPFVYDALDDYPVFCIRAAEGVARDRAAGIADSLGVVIGGSGNGEQMAANKVEGIRAALVWSDETAKLARDHNNAQVVAVGGRMHALEDMTRFVEVFLSEPFSNDERHVRRIDQLTAYDKDGVRPALPESAKGLGPAEDQD from the coding sequence ATGCGCGTACACCTCGGTTGCGATCACGCCGGCCTGAACCTCAAGAGCCACCTCATCGCTCGCCTGACGGAGCTCGAGTACGAGGTCGTCGACCACGGCCCGTTCGTCTACGACGCGCTGGATGACTACCCGGTGTTCTGCATCCGCGCGGCCGAGGGTGTCGCCCGGGATCGCGCGGCGGGGATCGCAGACAGCCTCGGTGTCGTCATCGGTGGCTCCGGCAACGGCGAACAGATGGCGGCCAACAAGGTCGAGGGCATCCGCGCCGCGCTGGTGTGGAGCGACGAGACCGCCAAGCTCGCCCGCGATCACAACAACGCGCAGGTCGTCGCCGTGGGCGGTCGGATGCACGCCCTTGAGGACATGACGCGCTTCGTCGAGGTCTTCCTCAGCGAGCCGTTCAGCAACGACGAGCGGCACGTACGCCGCATTGATCAACTCACCGCGTACGACAAGGACGGCGTACGCCCCGCGCTGCCCGAGTCGGCGAAGGGCCTCGGTCCGGCCGAGGACCAGGACTGA
- a CDS encoding TetR/AcrR family transcriptional regulator, with the protein MFPNDLEADMVGRAIETIVLRRGLPAPSFRAIAREANATHSTVASWFGSKDEMLRRCGIEFARRHRDWLSRIAADGDLEAVAAPETAASDGVRVRSMWIGWARTCEGMEIGVRAVHQAEREVLRDALFWRTGSFPDAAEVTLIHRDVIGSWDLGVSLLDLPNVRKECA; encoded by the coding sequence ATGTTCCCGAACGACCTTGAGGCAGACATGGTGGGCCGCGCGATCGAGACGATCGTGCTCCGACGAGGGCTGCCGGCGCCGAGTTTTCGCGCCATCGCCCGTGAGGCCAATGCGACGCATTCGACGGTTGCCAGCTGGTTCGGCTCCAAGGACGAGATGCTTCGCCGGTGTGGGATCGAGTTCGCGAGGCGACACCGGGATTGGCTGAGTCGGATAGCCGCGGACGGAGACCTCGAGGCCGTGGCTGCGCCAGAGACCGCGGCGAGCGACGGCGTGCGAGTGCGCTCGATGTGGATCGGTTGGGCGCGGACCTGTGAGGGCATGGAGATTGGTGTCAGGGCGGTGCATCAGGCGGAGCGGGAGGTGCTGCGGGACGCCCTGTTCTGGCGCACCGGCTCCTTCCCAGATGCGGCGGAGGTGACGCTGATCCATCGGGACGTCATCGGATCGTGGGATCTGGGGGTGTCCCTCCTGGATCTTCCGAACGTTCGGAAGGAGTGCGCGTGA
- the rdgB gene encoding RdgB/HAM1 family non-canonical purine NTP pyrophosphatase: protein MRLHLASRNAKKIGELNRILGPLLPGLDVVGLDDVATYAEPVEDGSTFADNALIKARAGFAATGLPTVADDSGLCVDALNGMPGVLSARWAGPPRSDTRNNALVLAQLEDVADERRGAGFACAIAYVDSDREIVVSGEMRGTIRRAITGEGGFGYDPMFEPAEAPGRTSAELTPAEKDAISHRGHALRALAEALRTV, encoded by the coding sequence GTGAGGCTCCATCTGGCCTCGCGCAACGCGAAGAAGATCGGGGAACTGAACCGCATCCTCGGGCCTTTGCTGCCCGGGCTCGACGTGGTCGGCCTGGACGACGTCGCCACCTACGCCGAACCGGTGGAGGACGGCTCGACGTTCGCGGACAACGCCCTCATCAAGGCGCGAGCCGGGTTCGCGGCGACCGGTCTCCCGACGGTCGCGGACGACTCGGGGCTCTGTGTCGATGCGCTCAACGGCATGCCGGGTGTGCTGTCGGCACGCTGGGCCGGACCGCCGCGGTCGGATACTCGGAACAACGCTCTCGTCCTGGCGCAGCTCGAGGATGTCGCCGACGAGCGACGAGGTGCTGGGTTCGCCTGTGCCATCGCGTACGTCGACAGCGATCGTGAGATCGTCGTCAGTGGCGAGATGCGCGGAACGATTCGTCGCGCGATCACCGGCGAGGGCGGTTTCGGCTACGACCCGATGTTCGAGCCTGCAGAGGCGCCGGGGCGTACGTCTGCGGAACTCACGCCGGCAGAGAAGGACGCGATCTCTCACCGGGGCCACGCGCTCCGCGCCCTTGCTGAGGCGCTGCGCACGGTCTGA
- the rph gene encoding ribonuclease PH, translating into MTRADGRADDELRQIKITRHWLDHVPGSVLVEFGRTKVLCAASASTGVPRWRAGSGLGWVTAEYAMLPAATNTRNDRESVKGRIGGRTHEISRLIGRSLRGIIDEKALGENTIQIDCDVLQADGGTRTAAITGAYVALADAVAALGVPNALTGSVAAVSVGIIDSLPRLDLPYEEDVRAETDMNIVMTGAGAFVEVQGTAERAAFSRTELDALLALGEKGCADLTRIQMDALRS; encoded by the coding sequence ATGACCCGCGCAGACGGCCGTGCCGACGACGAACTCCGACAGATCAAGATCACCCGCCACTGGCTCGATCACGTGCCCGGCTCGGTGTTGGTGGAGTTCGGCCGGACCAAGGTGCTGTGTGCCGCATCCGCCTCCACCGGTGTCCCGCGCTGGCGTGCAGGCTCGGGGCTCGGCTGGGTCACGGCTGAATACGCGATGCTGCCGGCGGCGACCAACACCCGCAACGACCGCGAGTCCGTCAAGGGTCGCATCGGAGGGCGTACGCACGAGATCTCCCGACTGATCGGACGGTCGCTGCGCGGCATCATCGACGAGAAGGCTCTCGGCGAGAACACTATCCAGATCGATTGCGACGTCCTGCAGGCCGATGGCGGCACCCGCACCGCCGCGATCACGGGTGCGTACGTCGCACTTGCGGATGCGGTCGCTGCCCTTGGGGTCCCGAACGCGCTCACCGGATCGGTCGCCGCCGTCTCCGTCGGCATCATCGACAGCCTGCCACGCCTCGACCTCCCCTACGAGGAGGACGTACGCGCCGAGACGGACATGAACATCGTGATGACCGGCGCTGGTGCCTTTGTGGAGGTGCAGGGCACCGCTGAGCGTGCGGCCTTCTCGCGGACCGAGTTGGACGCGCTGCTGGCTCTGGGGGAGAAGGGTTGTGCCGATCTGACCCGGATCCAGATGGACGCGCTCCGGTCATGA
- a CDS encoding MBL fold metallo-hydrolase, whose amino-acid sequence MKLTIVGCAGSYPGPESPASCYLVQDEFEGRTWSIILDMGNGALGALHRYVDPLEIDAVFLSHLHADHCIDMTSYYVLRKYHPTGPQPQLPVWGPRGSERRLSKAYDLPKGGMTEEFEFHRFEGPVHIGPFTIEAREVEHPVTAYAMRITVGDKVLAYTGDSGVTPVLNEIASQADLLLAEASFLEGVDNPPALHLTGLEAAALAHEAGAKRLVLTHMPAWHDHERIIADAHSGPFKGPIHVAEAGATYRI is encoded by the coding sequence ATGAAGCTCACCATCGTCGGGTGCGCCGGTTCCTACCCGGGGCCGGAGTCCCCAGCGTCCTGCTACCTCGTCCAGGACGAGTTCGAGGGCCGGACCTGGTCGATCATCCTCGACATGGGCAACGGAGCCCTCGGGGCTCTGCACAGATACGTCGACCCGCTCGAGATCGACGCCGTGTTCCTGTCGCACCTGCATGCCGACCACTGCATCGACATGACGTCCTACTACGTCCTGCGCAAGTACCACCCGACCGGTCCGCAGCCGCAGTTGCCCGTCTGGGGTCCGCGCGGGAGCGAGCGGCGGCTCTCCAAGGCGTACGACCTCCCCAAGGGCGGGATGACCGAGGAGTTCGAGTTCCACCGCTTCGAGGGGCCCGTGCACATCGGTCCGTTCACCATTGAGGCCCGTGAGGTCGAGCATCCCGTGACCGCGTACGCGATGCGGATCACGGTCGGCGACAAGGTCCTGGCGTACACAGGCGACTCGGGTGTCACACCGGTGCTGAACGAGATCGCTTCGCAGGCCGATCTCCTGCTCGCCGAGGCGTCGTTCCTCGAAGGGGTCGACAACCCGCCCGCGTTGCATCTCACCGGTCTCGAGGCCGCGGCGCTGGCCCATGAGGCGGGCGCGAAGCGACTCGTGCTGACTCACATGCCGGCCTGGCACGACCACGAGCGGATCATCGCCGACGCACACTCCGGTCCGTTCAAGGGGCCGATCCACGTGGCTGAGGCCGGCGCCACGTACAGGATCTAG
- the murI gene encoding glutamate racemase, which produces MLDVDAPIGVFDSGFGGLTVARSIIDQLPHESIVYVGDTARAPYGPKPIAEVREYALECLDMLVDRGVKALVIACNSASAAMLRDARERYDVPVIEVILPATRRAVAATKTGRIGVICTRATAESEAYDDAFAAAPQIVLETQACPRFVEFVEAGITGGDDLLAAAHEYLDPLAGVDTLILGCTHYPLLTGVISYVMGDGVTLVSSAEECAKDVYKMLAGSNLMRPSGVPIHQFLTTGDPQEFESIGRRFLGPELVGAQQYVGGLA; this is translated from the coding sequence GTGCTTGACGTGGATGCCCCGATCGGAGTCTTCGATTCCGGATTCGGTGGGCTCACGGTCGCACGATCGATCATCGACCAGCTGCCCCACGAGTCGATCGTGTACGTCGGTGACACTGCTCGAGCACCGTACGGTCCGAAGCCGATCGCCGAGGTGCGTGAGTACGCACTCGAGTGCCTCGACATGCTCGTGGACCGCGGTGTCAAAGCCTTGGTGATCGCCTGCAACAGCGCCAGCGCAGCGATGCTGCGCGACGCCCGCGAACGCTATGACGTCCCGGTGATCGAGGTCATCCTGCCCGCCACGCGCCGCGCGGTCGCCGCGACCAAGACCGGTCGGATCGGGGTCATCTGCACCCGCGCGACGGCCGAGTCGGAGGCGTACGACGACGCCTTTGCCGCTGCCCCGCAGATCGTGTTGGAGACGCAGGCATGTCCACGGTTCGTGGAATTCGTCGAGGCCGGGATCACGGGTGGCGACGACTTGCTGGCGGCAGCGCATGAGTACCTCGATCCGCTTGCCGGTGTCGACACCCTGATCCTCGGCTGCACCCACTACCCGCTGCTCACCGGCGTGATCTCGTACGTCATGGGTGACGGCGTCACCCTCGTGTCGAGCGCCGAAGAATGCGCAAAAGACGTGTACAAGATGTTGGCGGGGAGTAACTTGATGCGGCCGAGCGGTGTGCCGATCCATCAGTTCCTCACCACCGGTGACCCGCAGGAATTCGAGTCCATCGGACGACGGTTCCTCGGGCCAGAACTTGTCGGTGCTCAGCAGTACGTCGGAGGGTTGGCATGA
- a CDS encoding cysteine synthase: MRYDSLLTSLGNTPLVGLPRLSPSADVRLWAKLEDRNPTGSIKDRPALKMIEHAEKDGLLRPGCTILEPTSGNTGISIAMAAKLKGYRCVFVMPENTSDERRVLLRMWGAEIISSPAAGGSNEAVRVAKRMAAEHPDWVMLYQYGNPANALAHQEGTGPELLADLPSITHFVAGLGTTGTLMGTSRFFREHKPDVRIVAAEPRYGELVYGLRNLDEGFVPELYDSDLIDARFSVGPRDAVRRVRELLELEGIFAGISTGAILHAALGQAAKSVAAGEKADIAFVIADGGWKYLSTGAYEGTIDQAEERLEGQLWA, encoded by the coding sequence GTGCGCTACGACAGCCTGCTGACCTCCCTCGGCAACACGCCGTTGGTGGGGCTTCCGCGACTGTCGCCGAGCGCGGACGTACGCCTCTGGGCCAAGCTCGAGGACCGCAACCCGACCGGATCCATCAAGGACCGTCCCGCTCTGAAGATGATCGAGCACGCCGAGAAGGACGGGCTGCTCCGTCCCGGGTGCACGATCCTCGAGCCGACCTCGGGCAACACCGGTATCTCGATCGCCATGGCGGCCAAACTCAAGGGCTACCGCTGCGTCTTCGTGATGCCGGAGAACACCTCGGACGAGCGTCGGGTGCTGCTTCGGATGTGGGGCGCGGAGATCATTTCCTCGCCGGCAGCCGGGGGATCCAACGAAGCCGTGCGGGTGGCCAAGCGGATGGCCGCCGAGCACCCCGACTGGGTGATGCTCTACCAGTACGGCAACCCGGCCAACGCGCTCGCGCACCAGGAGGGCACGGGTCCCGAACTGCTCGCGGACCTGCCGTCGATCACCCACTTCGTCGCTGGTCTCGGCACGACCGGGACCCTGATGGGCACCTCGCGCTTCTTCCGCGAGCACAAGCCGGACGTACGTATCGTCGCGGCCGAGCCGCGCTACGGCGAGTTGGTCTACGGCCTGCGCAACCTCGACGAGGGCTTCGTGCCCGAGTTGTACGACTCGGATCTGATCGACGCGCGCTTCTCGGTCGGTCCTCGCGACGCCGTACGCCGCGTCCGCGAGTTGCTCGAACTCGAGGGCATCTTCGCCGGCATCTCCACCGGCGCGATCCTGCATGCCGCACTCGGCCAGGCGGCCAAGTCCGTCGCGGCGGGGGAGAAGGCCGACATCGCTTTCGTGATCGCCGACGGCGGCTGGAAGTATCTGTCGACCGGTGCCTACGAGGGCACGATCGATCAAGCAGAAGAGCGCCTCGAAGGACAGCTCTGGGCCTAG
- a CDS encoding MoaD/ThiS family protein, whose protein sequence is MAIEVRIPTILRTYTAGEKAVPAAGDTLSALIDDLEANHSGIKARLIDEKDGAVDLRRFVNIYVNDEDVRFLGGLEAALKDGDQVVILPAVAGGAR, encoded by the coding sequence GTGGCCATTGAGGTCCGCATCCCGACCATCCTGCGTACGTACACCGCAGGCGAGAAGGCCGTCCCGGCCGCCGGCGACACCCTGTCGGCGCTGATCGACGACCTCGAGGCCAACCACTCGGGGATCAAGGCGCGCCTGATCGACGAGAAGGACGGCGCTGTCGACCTTCGTCGCTTCGTCAACATCTACGTCAACGACGAGGACGTACGCTTCCTCGGCGGCCTCGAGGCCGCGCTCAAGGACGGCGACCAGGTCGTCATCCTGCCGGCAGTCGCGGGCGGCGCTCGCTAG
- a CDS encoding Mov34/MPN/PAD-1 family protein, which produces MLTIDQATYDAIVGHAKRDHPDEACGIVAGPEGTDRPERFIEMVNAAGSPTFYEFDSTELLQLYKDLWANDEEPVIVYHSHTATEAYPSRTDIGLANEPNAHYVLVSTREHGNDSGPVEFRSYRIVDGTVTEEEISVVPTLDPAV; this is translated from the coding sequence GTGTTGACGATCGACCAGGCCACCTACGACGCCATCGTCGGCCATGCCAAGCGGGACCATCCCGACGAGGCGTGCGGGATCGTGGCCGGGCCTGAGGGCACGGATCGCCCGGAGCGCTTCATCGAGATGGTGAACGCGGCCGGTTCGCCGACCTTCTACGAGTTCGATTCCACCGAGTTGCTGCAGCTCTACAAGGACCTGTGGGCCAACGACGAGGAGCCGGTGATCGTCTATCACTCGCACACCGCGACGGAGGCGTACCCGAGCCGGACCGACATCGGTTTGGCCAACGAGCCGAACGCCCACTACGTCCTGGTGTCGACGCGAGAGCATGGAAATGACAGCGGACCGGTAGAGTTTCGCTCCTACCGGATCGTGGACGGCACGGTCACCGAGGAAGAAATCTCGGTAGTTCCGACGTTGGACCCGGCAGTCTGA
- a CDS encoding DUF2017 domain-containing protein, producing the protein MSGFAAAGGRSSQPGFTYHRRSRQVIGTFAGFEADLLRSLAGQMVELLRSESALPAEPSDPFEAMFDFHGPTTAPEDPVLARLFPDAYLDDEESAGEFRRFTESALRNRKVANASAIVDALDDAGLPDEPDDDITIDVELDRGAATAWMTSLTDIRLALATRLGVEDDDEDRWIELPEEDPARQVYAIYHWTGFLQETLVESLSKAVSHA; encoded by the coding sequence GTGAGCGGATTCGCTGCCGCAGGTGGCCGAAGCTCCCAGCCGGGGTTCACCTATCACCGGCGCAGCCGCCAGGTGATTGGTACGTTCGCGGGTTTCGAGGCGGACCTGTTGCGTTCCCTGGCCGGCCAGATGGTTGAACTGCTGCGCAGCGAGTCGGCGCTGCCCGCCGAGCCGAGCGATCCGTTCGAGGCGATGTTCGACTTCCACGGCCCGACCACGGCTCCCGAGGATCCAGTGCTGGCTCGGCTGTTCCCCGACGCCTACCTCGATGATGAGGAGTCCGCGGGGGAGTTCCGTCGATTCACCGAGTCCGCGCTGCGCAACCGCAAGGTCGCGAACGCCTCCGCCATTGTCGACGCTCTCGACGACGCCGGGTTGCCGGACGAGCCGGACGACGACATCACGATCGACGTCGAACTCGACCGCGGCGCCGCCACCGCGTGGATGACCTCGTTGACCGACATCCGACTCGCGCTCGCCACCCGGCTGGGGGTGGAGGACGACGACGAGGACCGCTGGATCGAGCTTCCTGAGGAGGACCCGGCCCGGCAGGTGTACGCCATCTACCACTGGACCGGATTCCTCCAGGAAACCTTGGTCGAGTCCCTGTCCAAGGCCGTCTCCCACGCGTGA